Proteins encoded in a region of the Sphingomonas jaspsi DSM 18422 genome:
- a CDS encoding diacylglycerol/lipid kinase family protein: MDAHLLINPHGGSVSGDTADELRSALAAAGVDATVEEVDGPSLADRAKALVDAKAALVIAAGGDGTISAVAGALAGSDTALGVMPLGTLNHFARDLGIPANAAGAAAVIAAGHRMRVDVAELNGRTFINNSAIGLYPLMVIDRESQQKRLGRSKKLAMLVASLRTLARFHDHRLTLRVNGAAEGSLDTPLLFVGNNDYEVALPAAGARRSLSDGRLCVFVMRKKGVLGLIAASLRALVGLTRSDDMIRLDDVQSLEVEGRRPHIMVSLDGETTAMASPLRYRIRKADLAVLAPPAA; this comes from the coding sequence ATGGACGCGCACCTGCTGATCAACCCGCACGGCGGTAGCGTCAGCGGTGACACCGCAGATGAATTGCGTTCGGCGTTGGCCGCCGCCGGCGTCGACGCGACGGTTGAGGAGGTCGACGGTCCTTCACTCGCCGATCGGGCGAAGGCGCTGGTCGATGCAAAGGCCGCCTTGGTGATCGCGGCCGGAGGCGATGGGACCATCAGCGCCGTCGCCGGTGCGCTGGCCGGGTCCGACACCGCGCTTGGCGTGATGCCGCTCGGCACCCTCAACCATTTTGCGCGCGACCTCGGCATTCCCGCCAATGCCGCGGGCGCCGCGGCGGTGATTGCCGCCGGCCATCGGATGAGGGTCGACGTGGCCGAACTCAACGGCCGCACCTTCATCAACAACAGCGCCATCGGTCTCTACCCGCTGATGGTGATCGATCGTGAATCGCAGCAGAAGCGCCTCGGCCGGTCGAAGAAGCTGGCGATGCTGGTGGCGTCGCTGCGCACGCTGGCCCGCTTCCACGATCATCGCCTGACGCTGCGGGTCAATGGCGCGGCGGAGGGCTCGCTCGACACACCGCTGCTGTTCGTTGGCAACAACGATTATGAGGTGGCGCTGCCCGCCGCCGGCGCGCGAAGGTCGCTTAGCGACGGGCGACTTTGCGTCTTCGTCATGCGCAAGAAGGGCGTCCTGGGACTGATCGCGGCGTCGCTGCGGGCGCTGGTCGGCCTGACCCGCAGCGACGACATGATCCGGCTCGACGATGTGCAGTCGCTCGAAGTCGAAGGCCGACGACCGCACATCATGGTCTCGCTCGACGGCGAAACCACCGCCATGGCCAGCCCCCTTCGCTACCGCATCAGGAAGGCTGACCTGGCGGTGCTTGCCCCGCCTGCCGCATGA
- a CDS encoding ribonucleoside-diphosphate reductase subunit alpha has translation MDFAPSSDVNADDVSATETKRDSKTIDARAFDVRTDASRDALLTEFGKETLKDRYLLPGETYQDLFARVASAYADDEGHAQRVYDYISKLWFMPATPVLSNGGTGRGLPISCYLNSVDDSLDGIVNTWNENVWLASKGGGIGTYWGSVRGIGEPVGLNGKTSGIIPFVRVMDSLTLAISQGSLRRGSAACYLDVSHPEIEEFLEIRKPSGDFNRKALNLHHGVLITDEFMEAVREGTDFELKSPKDGSVRGSVNARSLFQKLVETRLATGEPYIVFADTVNRQMPKHHRDLGLKVSTSNLCSEITLPTGRDHLGMDRTAVCCLSSMNLETWDEWNGDKRFVEDVMRFLDNVLSDYIARAPDEMARAKYSAERERSVGLGVMGFHSFLQARGLPFEGAMAKSWNMRIFKHIRAQVDQASMMLAQERGPCPDAADMGVMERFSCKMAIAPTASISIICGGTSACIEPIPANIYTHKTLSGSFSIKNPYLEKLLTEKSKNSDAVWNSILEQGGSVQHLDFLTPEEKDTYKTSFEIDQRWLLELAADRTPYIDQAQSLNLFIPADVDKWDLMMLHFRAWELGIKSLYYLRSKSVQRAGFAGGVEADNTPDLKEIQLASTTDYDECLACQ, from the coding sequence ATGGACTTTGCACCTTCGAGCGATGTGAACGCGGACGACGTTTCGGCGACCGAAACCAAGCGCGATTCGAAGACCATCGATGCGCGCGCCTTCGACGTGAGGACCGACGCCAGCCGCGATGCGCTGCTGACCGAATTCGGCAAGGAGACGCTGAAGGACCGTTACCTCCTTCCCGGCGAAACCTACCAGGACCTGTTCGCCCGCGTCGCGTCGGCCTACGCCGATGACGAAGGTCATGCCCAGCGCGTCTACGACTATATTTCCAAGCTATGGTTCATGCCCGCAACGCCCGTGCTGTCGAACGGCGGCACCGGTCGCGGCCTGCCGATCAGCTGCTACCTCAACAGCGTCGACGACAGCCTCGACGGCATCGTCAACACCTGGAACGAAAATGTCTGGCTGGCGTCCAAGGGCGGCGGCATCGGCACCTATTGGGGCAGCGTGCGCGGCATCGGCGAGCCGGTCGGCCTCAACGGCAAGACCAGCGGCATCATCCCGTTCGTCCGCGTGATGGACAGCCTCACCCTCGCGATTTCGCAGGGCTCGCTGCGCCGCGGCTCGGCCGCCTGCTACCTCGACGTTTCGCACCCCGAGATCGAAGAGTTCCTCGAGATCCGTAAGCCCAGCGGCGACTTCAACCGCAAGGCGCTGAACCTGCACCACGGCGTGCTGATCACCGACGAATTCATGGAAGCCGTCCGCGAAGGCACCGACTTCGAGCTGAAGTCGCCCAAGGACGGCAGCGTGCGTGGGTCGGTCAACGCCCGCTCGCTGTTCCAGAAGTTGGTCGAAACCCGCCTCGCCACCGGCGAGCCTTACATCGTCTTCGCCGACACGGTGAACCGGCAGATGCCGAAGCATCACCGCGACCTCGGCCTCAAGGTGTCGACGTCGAACCTGTGCAGCGAAATCACCCTGCCGACGGGCCGCGACCATCTCGGCATGGACCGCACCGCAGTCTGCTGCCTGTCGTCGATGAACCTCGAAACCTGGGACGAATGGAACGGCGACAAGCGGTTCGTCGAGGACGTCATGCGCTTCCTCGACAACGTGCTGAGCGACTATATCGCCCGCGCGCCGGACGAAATGGCGCGCGCCAAGTATAGCGCCGAGCGCGAACGCTCGGTCGGCCTCGGCGTCATGGGCTTCCACAGCTTCCTGCAGGCGCGCGGCCTGCCGTTCGAAGGCGCGATGGCCAAGTCGTGGAACATGCGCATCTTCAAGCATATCCGCGCGCAGGTCGACCAGGCCTCGATGATGCTGGCCCAGGAACGCGGCCCCTGCCCGGACGCCGCCGACATGGGCGTGATGGAACGCTTCAGCTGCAAGATGGCGATCGCGCCGACCGCGTCGATCTCGATCATCTGCGGCGGCACCAGCGCCTGCATCGAACCGATCCCGGCCAACATCTACACCCACAAGACGCTGTCGGGCAGCTTCTCGATCAAGAATCCCTATCTTGAAAAGCTGCTGACCGAAAAGTCGAAGAACAGCGACGCGGTGTGGAATTCGATTCTCGAACAGGGCGGCAGCGTGCAGCACCTCGACTTCCTCACCCCGGAAGAAAAGGACACCTACAAGACCTCGTTCGAAATCGACCAGCGCTGGCTGCTCGAACTCGCCGCCGATCGTACGCCCTACATCGACCAAGCGCAGTCGCTGAACCTGTTCATCCCGGCCGACGTCGACAAGTGGGACCTGATGATGCTCCACTTCCGCGCATGGGAACTGGGCATCAAGTCGCTCTATTACCTCCGCTCCAAGTCGGTGCAGCGCGCCGGCTTCGCGGGTGGGGTCGAGGCCGACAACACGCCGGATCTGAAAGAAATCCAGCTCGCGTCGACCACCGACTATGACGAGTGTTTGGCCTGCCAGTAA
- a CDS encoding YdcH family protein, with protein sequence MSSRLFRLTEIHQRIDDALRREQRRRFPDLFRMIRLKKLKLRTKDLIHHIVRSGRPKSPGRAG encoded by the coding sequence ATGTCTTCCAGGCTGTTTCGCCTGACCGAGATCCACCAGCGGATCGACGATGCCCTGCGCCGCGAACAAAGGCGCCGATTCCCCGACCTTTTCCGGATGATCCGGCTGAAGAAGCTGAAGCTCAGGACCAAGGACCTGATCCATCACATCGTCCGTTCGGGTCGACCCAAATCCCCCGGCCGCGCCGGCTGA
- a CDS encoding HNH endonuclease translates to MAAVDLQLLSFVRLTFLKEALKYCRRMSGPDNLSKIDRIKARDGENCWLCGLPMDFAAEPNSAKAWSVEHLLSKAHGGSEKLENLALCHPPCNRRLANRSVVKKVEMREKQRRKAWLSSIRGQVMKVLGA, encoded by the coding sequence ATGGCAGCCGTTGATCTTCAGCTGTTGTCATTTGTGCGGCTAACTTTTTTGAAAGAGGCGCTGAAGTATTGCAGACGCATGTCGGGTCCAGACAACCTCAGCAAGATCGATCGCATCAAGGCGCGAGATGGCGAAAATTGCTGGCTATGTGGTTTGCCAATGGATTTCGCGGCCGAGCCTAATTCCGCGAAGGCGTGGAGCGTCGAGCATCTTTTGTCGAAAGCACACGGGGGGTCGGAGAAACTGGAGAACCTTGCGCTTTGTCACCCGCCCTGCAACCGGCGGTTGGCGAACCGGTCGGTCGTCAAAAAAGTCGAGATGCGGGAGAAGCAGCGGCGCAAGGCATGGCTTTCGTCGATCCGAGGGCAAGTCATGAAGGTGCTTGGAGCCTAG
- a CDS encoding nuclear transport factor 2 family protein: protein MFAALFLAAATPAIPTGPALTAAIRQQDSTAFALMFDRCDPAALRGMMTDDFEFYHDKGGLMAGGDTFAADAAKSCAEWVKPNAWRSRRELVEGTVQVDPVPGYGAIETGEHLFYERQGSGPEKLVGRARFAIVWAYGADQHWRMRRALSYDHAAASAPTPMTKR, encoded by the coding sequence ATGTTTGCCGCCCTCTTTCTCGCCGCCGCCACCCCCGCCATCCCCACCGGCCCGGCGCTCACCGCTGCCATCCGCCAGCAGGATTCGACAGCCTTTGCGTTGATGTTCGATCGCTGCGACCCGGCGGCGCTGCGCGGGATGATGACCGACGATTTCGAATTTTATCATGACAAGGGCGGGTTGATGGCGGGCGGCGATACCTTCGCCGCCGATGCCGCCAAGTCCTGCGCGGAATGGGTGAAGCCCAACGCGTGGCGCTCGCGCCGCGAACTGGTCGAGGGCACGGTCCAGGTCGATCCCGTTCCCGGATATGGCGCGATCGAGACCGGCGAGCATCTGTTCTACGAACGCCAGGGCAGTGGACCGGAAAAGCTCGTCGGCCGCGCCCGCTTCGCCATCGTCTGGGCCTATGGCGCCGACCAGCACTGGCGCATGCGCCGGGCGCTCAGCTACGACCACGCCGCGGCATCCGCACCGACCCCTATGACCAAGCGGTAA
- a CDS encoding DUF3617 domain-containing protein: MRRSLVMGSLLALAACNQGPSVTAKNASVEEVADKVRDAGGAVKMKPGEWVTEARLDSLDIPGMPPAAAEQMKAMMAKQVSGHKFCLTQAMADRPAEDFFSGKRSGCRYDDFKMDGGKVSGTMRCGQGGPSQVVQFAGNYTPTDYQMTMHSTVDNGPRGTMKMAMSMTSKRVGDCTEGSASDN; encoded by the coding sequence ATGCGCCGTTCGCTGGTCATGGGTTCGCTGCTGGCGCTGGCCGCCTGCAACCAGGGGCCGTCCGTTACCGCCAAGAATGCATCGGTCGAGGAAGTTGCCGACAAGGTGCGCGACGCGGGCGGCGCGGTGAAGATGAAGCCGGGCGAATGGGTGACCGAGGCGCGGCTCGACTCGCTCGACATCCCGGGCATGCCCCCGGCGGCTGCCGAACAGATGAAGGCGATGATGGCCAAGCAGGTCAGCGGCCATAAATTCTGCCTGACCCAGGCGATGGCCGATCGGCCCGCAGAAGACTTTTTCAGCGGCAAGCGCAGCGGCTGCCGCTACGACGATTTCAAGATGGACGGCGGCAAGGTCAGCGGCACGATGCGCTGCGGCCAGGGCGGGCCGAGCCAGGTCGTCCAGTTCGCGGGGAATTACACCCCGACCGATTATCAAATGACGATGCACTCGACGGTCGACAACGGGCCGCGGGGCACGATGAAAATGGCGATGTCGATGACCAGCAAGCGCGTCGGCGATTGCACCGAAGGAAGTGCAAGCGACAATTGA
- a CDS encoding ribonucleotide-diphosphate reductase subunit beta: MPLLQASKTYKPFEYPWAFEFWKRQQQIHWMPEEVPLGEDCRDWAQKLSDHERNLLTQIFRFFTQADVEVQDCYHEKYGRVFKPTEIKMMLAAFSNMETVHIAAYSHLLDTIGMPESEYGMFLQYKEMKDKHDYLATFGVDTDQDIARTLAMFGGFTEGLQLFASFAMLMNFPRFNKMKGMGQIVSWSVRDESLHCEGITRLFHAFTKERDCLTPAVKDDIIDCCQKTVRLEDAFIDLAFEQGPVEGMTPKAIKKYIRYIADWRLGQLGFKPIYMVDEHPLPWLAPLLNGVEHANFFETRATEYSKAATKGNWNEVWDNFDRRQKARAANDVPAAEKLEAELFGDVGGVAAE; the protein is encoded by the coding sequence ATGCCCCTCCTCCAGGCCAGCAAGACCTACAAGCCGTTCGAATACCCCTGGGCGTTCGAATTTTGGAAGCGCCAGCAGCAGATCCACTGGATGCCCGAAGAGGTGCCGCTGGGCGAGGATTGCCGCGACTGGGCGCAGAAGCTGTCGGACCATGAGCGCAACCTGCTGACGCAGATCTTCCGCTTCTTCACCCAGGCCGACGTCGAGGTGCAGGACTGCTACCACGAAAAATACGGCCGCGTGTTCAAGCCGACCGAAATCAAGATGATGCTGGCCGCGTTCAGCAACATGGAAACGGTCCACATCGCCGCTTATTCGCACCTGCTCGACACCATCGGCATGCCCGAAAGCGAATATGGCATGTTCCTTCAGTATAAGGAGATGAAGGACAAGCACGACTATCTCGCGACCTTCGGCGTCGACACCGACCAGGATATCGCCCGCACGCTCGCCATGTTCGGCGGCTTCACCGAAGGGCTGCAGCTGTTCGCGTCGTTCGCGATGCTGATGAACTTCCCGCGCTTCAACAAGATGAAGGGCATGGGCCAGATCGTCAGCTGGTCGGTCCGCGACGAAAGCCTGCATTGCGAAGGCATCACCCGCCTGTTCCACGCCTTCACCAAGGAACGCGACTGCCTGACCCCCGCGGTCAAGGACGACATCATCGACTGCTGCCAGAAGACCGTTCGTCTGGAAGACGCCTTCATCGACCTCGCCTTCGAACAGGGCCCGGTCGAAGGCATGACGCCCAAGGCGATCAAGAAGTACATCCGCTACATCGCCGACTGGCGGCTGGGCCAGCTCGGCTTCAAGCCGATCTACATGGTCGACGAACACCCCCTGCCCTGGCTCGCCCCGCTGCTGAACGGCGTCGAGCACGCCAACTTCTTCGAAACCCGCGCGACCGAATATTCCAAGGCCGCGACCAAGGGCAATTGGAACGAAGTCTGGGACAACTTCGACCGGCGGCAGAAGGCAAGGGCGGCGAACGACGTGCCGGCGGCCGAGAAGCTGGAGGCGGAGCTGTTTGGGGATGTCGGAGGCGTTGCGGCGGAATAA
- a CDS encoding HNH endonuclease, whose amino-acid sequence MDQICWLCRRPIGTRIEWHHPVPKSRGGRDVVPVHPICHRTLHTRFSNVELERFGGDVGAIRDDQEIARFLRWVALKPADFHAPTRARR is encoded by the coding sequence ATGGACCAAATCTGCTGGCTCTGCCGCCGCCCGATCGGCACCCGGATCGAATGGCATCATCCCGTGCCCAAAAGCCGCGGTGGTCGCGATGTGGTGCCGGTCCATCCCATCTGCCACCGCACCTTGCACACCCGCTTCTCCAACGTCGAACTCGAACGGTTCGGGGGCGACGTCGGGGCGATCCGCGACGATCAGGAAATCGCCCGTTTCCTGCGCTGGGTCGCGCTTAAACCCGCTGACTTCCACGCGCCCACACGCGCGCGCCGTTGA
- the ppk2 gene encoding polyphosphate kinase 2 encodes MGKLKRKKYEKLVAPMEAELVQMAHWASATGQRILVLFEGRDTAGKGGAINTISGVLNPRQCRTVALSKPTDAEKGQWYFQRYVPHLPSKGEIVLFDRSWYNRAGVEKVMGFATDDQVAAFLEAVPRFEKLLTDDGILLFKYWLTTDQEKQEERFAERLDDPLKRWKLSPIDQAARTKYDDYTAARDAMLKGTHTTDAPWTLIDFNDQKRGRLTLIRDLLDRLPDTKVPDEPVDWPALGRKPAKEKFGVLKPIADYPTGKDD; translated from the coding sequence GCATTGGGCCTCAGCCACCGGCCAGCGCATCCTCGTCCTGTTCGAAGGCCGCGATACGGCTGGCAAGGGCGGCGCCATCAACACCATTTCGGGCGTACTCAATCCGCGCCAGTGTCGCACCGTCGCGCTGTCCAAGCCGACTGACGCGGAAAAAGGCCAATGGTATTTCCAGCGCTATGTTCCGCACCTTCCGAGCAAGGGCGAAATCGTGCTGTTCGACCGCAGCTGGTACAATCGCGCCGGGGTCGAAAAGGTAATGGGCTTTGCCACCGACGACCAGGTCGCCGCCTTCCTCGAAGCGGTGCCACGCTTCGAAAAGCTGCTGACCGACGACGGCATCCTGCTGTTCAAATATTGGCTGACCACGGACCAGGAAAAGCAGGAAGAGCGGTTCGCGGAGCGGCTGGACGATCCGCTAAAGCGCTGGAAGCTGTCGCCGATCGACCAGGCCGCGCGGACCAAATATGACGATTACACCGCTGCGCGCGACGCGATGCTGAAGGGGACGCACACCACTGACGCGCCATGGACACTGATCGACTTCAACGACCAGAAGCGCGGCCGACTGACGTTGATCCGCGACCTGCTCGACCGGTTGCCCGACACCAAGGTTCCGGACGAGCCCGTCGATTGGCCTGCGCTCGGCCGCAAGCCGGCGAAGGAAAAATTTGGGGTGCTGAAGCCGATCGCCGACTATCCGACCGGCAAGGACGACTAG
- a CDS encoding DUF3617 domain-containing protein, whose amino-acid sequence MGRVVEMKAMVRTAAIATALAMALAGCGDGAPGATAEKDEAPPANLTPGQYEVTSEIVTLASTDKTTPATKLKQGDTAVVKACVAKDGTPDPALFAEAGDTCEATSSYISNGRMSIQLKCQRPGKSGQVMPTFDGKYTLDGFSGDAQGLTYFVADGDYRYTAEVTARRIGDCPAR is encoded by the coding sequence ATGGGGAGGGTAGTGGAGATGAAGGCGATGGTAAGGACCGCCGCGATCGCGACGGCGCTGGCAATGGCGCTGGCCGGATGCGGCGACGGGGCGCCAGGCGCTACGGCGGAGAAGGATGAAGCGCCGCCGGCGAACCTGACACCCGGCCAATATGAAGTGACGAGCGAGATCGTGACCCTCGCATCGACCGACAAGACCACCCCGGCGACCAAGCTGAAGCAAGGCGACACGGCGGTCGTAAAGGCCTGCGTCGCCAAGGACGGGACGCCCGATCCGGCGCTGTTCGCCGAAGCGGGCGACACGTGCGAAGCGACCAGCAGCTATATCTCCAACGGGCGGATGAGCATCCAGCTCAAATGCCAGCGCCCAGGCAAGTCGGGCCAGGTGATGCCGACGTTCGACGGCAAATATACGCTCGACGGGTTCAGCGGCGACGCGCAGGGCCTGACCTATTTCGTCGCCGACGGCGACTATCGCTACACTGCCGAGGTGACCGCGCGGCGGATCGGGGACTGCCCGGCGCGCTAG
- a CDS encoding serine hydrolase domain-containing protein, with translation MRHALLLTLFAALPASALGQSAGPARASVVFDRHGEIAATASGIADPSSRRSATPDDPVRVASISKLVVTVAVMRLVEQHRLDLDRPIGDYLGYPVRNPAFPGQKVTLRRLLSHTSSLRDHDDQYAIPLGQTLKSVLDDPASWDPLHGPQGDYFTYANVNFPVVGSIVERVTHERFDMAMRRLVLAPMKLDACYNWPTCSDAAIKRAVVLVQDGAVVKDDLRGRQPACPVFVHDGQNCDLGGYRPGGNGSLFAPQGGLRISARDLARIGRMLMNGGTIDGVRILSRRSVAAMTRPAWVWNGSNGDSEGGIYCRFGLSIHLLATPQQSCHDDPGLPKGDWLGHSGEAYGLRSGLWWDRKGKRGMAYYTTGLPADTPMGKSAFTAPEEADVARAVTLLQQAP, from the coding sequence ATGCGTCACGCCCTACTCCTGACCCTTTTCGCCGCCTTGCCCGCTAGCGCTCTGGGACAGTCGGCGGGACCTGCCCGCGCGAGCGTCGTGTTCGACCGTCATGGCGAAATCGCCGCCACGGCCAGCGGCATTGCCGACCCCTCCTCGCGCCGGTCCGCGACCCCCGACGATCCGGTCCGGGTCGCGTCGATCAGCAAGCTGGTGGTGACCGTGGCGGTGATGCGGCTGGTCGAACAGCATCGGCTCGACCTCGACCGGCCGATCGGCGACTATCTGGGCTACCCCGTCCGCAATCCCGCGTTTCCGGGCCAGAAGGTGACGCTGCGCCGACTGCTCAGCCACACCAGCAGTCTGCGCGACCATGACGATCAATATGCCATTCCGCTTGGCCAGACGCTGAAATCGGTGCTCGACGATCCTGCCAGCTGGGATCCGCTCCACGGCCCGCAAGGCGACTATTTCACCTACGCCAACGTCAACTTCCCGGTGGTCGGCAGCATCGTCGAGCGGGTCACGCACGAGCGCTTCGACATGGCAATGCGCCGGCTGGTCCTTGCACCGATGAAATTGGACGCCTGCTACAATTGGCCGACCTGCAGCGACGCCGCGATCAAGCGCGCCGTCGTGCTGGTGCAGGACGGCGCAGTGGTGAAGGACGATCTGCGCGGTCGACAGCCAGCCTGCCCGGTCTTCGTCCACGACGGCCAAAATTGCGACCTCGGCGGTTACCGACCCGGTGGCAACGGGTCCTTGTTCGCACCGCAGGGCGGCCTTCGCATTTCGGCCCGCGACCTCGCCCGGATCGGCCGGATGCTGATGAACGGCGGGACGATCGACGGCGTGCGCATCCTGTCGCGCCGCTCGGTCGCGGCGATGACCCGCCCGGCCTGGGTGTGGAACGGCAGCAATGGCGATTCGGAAGGCGGGATCTATTGCCGTTTCGGCCTGTCGATCCACCTGCTGGCGACGCCGCAGCAGTCCTGCCACGACGATCCCGGCCTGCCGAAGGGCGACTGGCTGGGCCATTCGGGCGAGGCCTATGGCCTGCGTTCCGGATTGTGGTGGGACCGCAAGGGGAAACGCGGCATGGCCTATTACACGACCGGCCTTCCCGCCGACACGCCAATGGGCAAAAGCGCCTTCACCGCGCCCGAAGAGGCCGACGTGGCCCGCGCCGTGACTCTGCTGCAACAGGCCCCTTAG
- a CDS encoding PepSY domain-containing protein, which produces MRKFHRWISVLVGVFILFIAVTGVLSQVGVLVNNGGFEKEVEEKGAKQTAAIGAAIAPPASAHEEDEAIVEPKAFVCPADMTCRPKRTPKPGEWNVGYLHHLHSGEEFGPAGVIISIVSGLGLIFFAISGMWMYLQMFRARAKNGRKGLFW; this is translated from the coding sequence ATGCGCAAGTTCCACCGCTGGATCAGCGTCCTCGTCGGCGTCTTCATCCTGTTCATCGCCGTCACCGGCGTGCTCAGCCAGGTCGGCGTGCTGGTCAACAACGGCGGCTTCGAAAAGGAAGTCGAGGAAAAGGGCGCGAAGCAGACCGCCGCGATCGGCGCCGCGATCGCCCCGCCCGCCAGCGCGCACGAGGAGGATGAAGCGATCGTTGAGCCCAAGGCCTTCGTCTGCCCCGCCGACATGACCTGCCGGCCCAAGCGCACGCCAAAGCCCGGCGAATGGAACGTCGGCTATCTCCACCACCTCCATTCGGGCGAGGAATTCGGCCCCGCCGGCGTCATCATCTCGATCGTCAGCGGCCTCGGCCTGATCTTCTTCGCGATCAGCGGCATGTGGATGTACCTGCAGATGTTCCGCGCCCGGGCGAAGAACGGCCGCAAGGGACTGTTCTGGTGA
- a CDS encoding TerC family protein, producing MEFLFADWLGTPAWFWLAFLALVALLTAFDLGVLHKKDREMGIGESLKLSAFYIGIALAFGAWIWAERGADLGMKYYTGFFIEKALSIDNVFVISLIFTYFAIPARYQYRALLWGILAVILLRGLMIAGGAALVSEAYWVLYIFAAFLIVTGIKMFFAGDKPMDVGSNPVVKWISTHMPVTRELHAQKFFVRITDERTGKLVTAATPLFLALVVINLADLVFAVDSVPAIFAITTDPFIVYTSNIMAILGLRALYFALAAMVHRFHYLKYALAAVLVFIGAKIFVSDFVMDGAKFPPLLSLVVTIALIAAGIGYSLWKTKGQPEPEWPAA from the coding sequence ATGGAATTTCTGTTCGCCGACTGGCTCGGCACGCCGGCGTGGTTCTGGCTCGCCTTCCTTGCGCTCGTCGCGCTGCTCACCGCCTTCGACCTCGGCGTCCTTCACAAGAAGGACCGCGAGATGGGGATCGGCGAAAGCCTGAAGCTGAGCGCCTTCTACATCGGCATCGCGCTGGCGTTCGGCGCGTGGATCTGGGCCGAACGCGGCGCCGATCTCGGCATGAAATATTACACCGGCTTCTTCATCGAAAAGGCGCTGTCGATCGACAATGTCTTCGTGATCAGCCTCATCTTCACCTATTTCGCGATCCCTGCGCGGTACCAGTACCGGGCGCTGCTATGGGGTATCCTCGCCGTCATCCTGCTGCGCGGGTTGATGATCGCGGGCGGCGCGGCGCTGGTGAGCGAAGCCTATTGGGTGCTCTACATCTTCGCGGCCTTCCTGATCGTGACCGGGATCAAGATGTTCTTCGCCGGCGACAAGCCGATGGACGTCGGGTCCAATCCGGTCGTGAAATGGATTTCGACCCATATGCCGGTCACGCGCGAACTGCATGCGCAGAAATTCTTCGTCCGGATAACCGACGAGCGGACCGGGAAGCTGGTGACCGCGGCCACCCCGCTGTTCCTGGCGCTGGTGGTCATCAACCTTGCCGACCTCGTCTTCGCGGTCGACAGCGTGCCTGCGATCTTCGCCATCACCACCGACCCGTTCATCGTCTATACGTCGAACATCATGGCCATCCTCGGCCTGCGCGCGCTCTATTTCGCGCTGGCCGCGATGGTGCACCGCTTCCACTACCTCAAATATGCGCTGGCTGCGGTGCTGGTCTTCATCGGCGCCAAGATCTTCGTGTCCGATTTCGTGATGGACGGGGCGAAGTTCCCGCCGCTGCTCAGCCTAGTGGTGACGATCGCGCTGATCGCGGCCGGGATCGGCTATTCGCTGTGGAAAACGAAGGGCCAGCCCGAACCGGAATGGCCGGCAGCCTAG